Within the Acidipropionibacterium acidipropionici genome, the region CGGGCCTGGTCACAGGTCGGTGCGCGCTCAGAGGTGCCTCGCGTCACACCCGGTTCGGGAGGTCGCGAGGCCAGGTACCGGCTGGGCCGGTGCCCGGTCCTGGGATCGGGTGCGAGGACGGCACGACAGGCGAGCCGCCTCCCCGAGGGGTCAGCAGCCCGCGGCTGCCTCTCCGGTGCCCGCCGACTCGGCCTCGAGCTTCTCAATGAGGTCGACATTGCCCTTCGAGTGCGAGGACGGGTCGAAGGTGTAGTTCAGGAACTCCTTGGCGAGACGCCGGGCCAGCTCACGTCCGATGACGCGCTCCCCCATGCACAGCACGTGGGCGTCGTTCGACATGATGAGGCGCTCGACGGAGAAGCTGTCGTGCGCGGTACAGGCGCGGATGCCCGGCACCTTGTTGGCGGAGATGGCCATGCCCATGCCGGTGCCGCAGATGAAGATGCCACGATCGGCCTTGCCCTCGGCGATCACCTTCGCGCCGGCGAAGCCGACGTGCGGGTAGGCGGTGTCCTCGCCGGGCTTGATGCCGACGTCGATCACCTCGTCCACCCTCGGATCAGCCTCCAGGTCAGCCTTGATGGCCTCCTTGTAGCCGACTCCGGCCGGATCCCCGGCCACCACGATTCTGAATCCCATGTCTCCTCCGAGCTTCCTTGCGATCGGGACGGGCCGTGCACCCGTCGGGGTCACTCACCCTCTTACCTCTTACGTGTCCAAAACTAACACAGTTCATGACAGAATCACCATCATCGGTGTGACGAATTGCTCGAGTCCGAACGGATGCCGTCCCGGGGACCGCCCGAGCGGCCGGCAACCCACTCAGTCCTTGTCGACCTGGCCGGTTCCGGCCACCGTCACCTGGACTCCGGTGTCCCGCAGGTGCGCGAGCATACCGGGAGAGGCCTGGTCATCGACCACGACATGGTCGAACTCCTGCAACTCGGCGAACTTGAACAGTGCCCGCCGGTTGAACTTGGTGTGGTCGAGCAGCAGCACCCGGGTCTCGGCCGACTCGAGCATCGCCCTCTTGACCTCCACGACCTCCTGGTACGGGTGGTAGCAGCCCAGCTCGAAGATCCCCGACGCCGACACGAAGCAGAAGTCGGCGTGCATGGAACGGATCGTGCGCACCGCGGCGGCCCCCATCAGGGAATGCGCCCAGGCCTGGTACTCGCCGCCGCTCACCAGCAGCTTCGCGCCGCGGTAGGGCGCCACCTCGTCGGCCACCAGGAGGGAATTGGTCACCACCGTCACCGATGAGATGTCCGGCAGGGAGCGCAGCAGCCACACTCCGGAGGTGGAGTCGTCCAGCATGATGGACGATCCCGGGCTGATGAGCTTGCCCGCCTCGGCGGCGACCAGCTGCTTCTCGGCCGAGCTCTGCTCGAGCCGGAACTCGGCGTCGGCCTCGTGCAGCCCGCTGGCCACCGCGACCACCTGCCCCCGGTGCCGGGTCAGCACACCGCTGTCCTCCAGGGCCGCCAGGTCCCGGTAGACGGTCATCGCCGAGACGCCGGTCAGGGCGACCAGATCCTCGACGCTGGCCGACCCGTTGCGGATCACCGACTCGGCGATCGTCAACTGCCGGCTCCTGGGACCGTCCTGGCCGTGTCGCGACGATGCCGCTTCGGCACTACTGGTGACCATCTGTATGCCTCCTGAATCCGCCACCTCGGCACCCGGGCAGGTGCCCCGGCGGCTCCACGGCACACCTCGGTAAGGTGTGCCCATGACCGCTTATCATGCCGATTCCTCGGACCTCGCAGAGAAAGAGGTCCTCACCTGGGACCAGTTCGGGACAGCGCAGGAGGAGCTGGCGCAGCAGATCGCCGACTCGGGGTTCCATCCCGAGGTGCTCATCGCGATCGCCCGCGGAGGAATGATCCCCGGAGCCGCGCTCACCTACTCCCTGGGCGTCAAGCTCACCGACGCCATCAATGTCGAGTTCTACACCGACGTCAACGAGACCCTCGCCGACCCCGTCCTGCTGGCCCCGATGCTCGACACCGAGTACATCAAGGGCCGCAGGATCCTGGTGGTCGACGACGTCGCCGATTCCGGGCGCACCCTGGCTCTCGTGCTCAAGCTGCTGCGCGGATTCGGCGCCGAGGTGCGCTCCGCGGTGCTGTACACCAAGCCGCGGACCGTCGTGAAGCCCGACTACCAGTGGAAGACGGTCGACAGCTGGATCGTCTTCCCCTGGAGCGCCAAGCCTCCGGTCACCGCGAACTGACAGCATCGCTGAGCGCACCCCCGTCTCCCCTGCCCCGGCCGTTTCAGCCGATGACGCTGCCGACGGCCCGCACCACGTCCACGAAGGAGATGGCGCCGGGGTCGGGGGTCCCCAGCGACTTCTCGCCGAGCGGCCGGGATCGGCCC harbors:
- a CDS encoding phosphoribosyltransferase — translated: MTAYHADSSDLAEKEVLTWDQFGTAQEELAQQIADSGFHPEVLIAIARGGMIPGAALTYSLGVKLTDAINVEFYTDVNETLADPVLLAPMLDTEYIKGRRILVVDDVADSGRTLALVLKLLRGFGAEVRSAVLYTKPRTVVKPDYQWKTVDSWIVFPWSAKPPVTAN
- a CDS encoding RpiB/LacA/LacB family sugar-phosphate isomerase encodes the protein MGFRIVVAGDPAGVGYKEAIKADLEADPRVDEVIDVGIKPGEDTAYPHVGFAGAKVIAEGKADRGIFICGTGMGMAISANKVPGIRACTAHDSFSVERLIMSNDAHVLCMGERVIGRELARRLAKEFLNYTFDPSSHSKGNVDLIEKLEAESAGTGEAAAGC
- a CDS encoding DeoR/GlpR family DNA-binding transcription regulator: MVTSSAEAASSRHGQDGPRSRQLTIAESVIRNGSASVEDLVALTGVSAMTVYRDLAALEDSGVLTRHRGQVVAVASGLHEADAEFRLEQSSAEKQLVAAEAGKLISPGSSIMLDDSTSGVWLLRSLPDISSVTVVTNSLLVADEVAPYRGAKLLVSGGEYQAWAHSLMGAAAVRTIRSMHADFCFVSASGIFELGCYHPYQEVVEVKRAMLESAETRVLLLDHTKFNRRALFKFAELQEFDHVVVDDQASPGMLAHLRDTGVQVTVAGTGQVDKD